From Yersinia hibernica, a single genomic window includes:
- a CDS encoding glycine zipper 2TM domain-containing protein, translating to MIKPLIVVAIAAVTLTGCANNNTLSGDVFTASQAKQVQTVTYGTLLSVRPVTIQGGDDNNIIGAIGGAVLGGFLGNTVGGGTGRSLATAAGAVAGGMAGQGVQGAINRTDGVQLEVRKDDGTTILVVQKQGPTRFSVGQRVMLATSGSTVTVSPR from the coding sequence ATGATCAAGCCATTAATCGTCGTTGCTATTGCTGCGGTGACTCTGACCGGTTGTGCCAACAACAATACCTTATCGGGTGATGTTTTTACGGCCTCACAAGCGAAGCAAGTACAAACAGTGACTTACGGTACCTTACTTTCAGTTCGTCCAGTCACTATTCAAGGCGGTGATGACAACAATATCATAGGTGCTATCGGTGGTGCTGTCTTGGGTGGTTTCCTTGGGAATACTGTCGGTGGCGGCACGGGCCGTAGCCTGGCGACAGCAGCCGGTGCAGTGGCGGGCGGTATGGCAGGACAAGGGGTTCAGGGTGCAATAAACCGTACTGACGGCGTGCAACTTGAAGTCCGTAAAGATGATGGCACCACTATTCTGGTGGTACAGAAACAAGGCCCAACCCGCTTTAGCGTTGGTCAGCGCGTTATGCTCGCCACCAGTGGCAGCACGGTGACAGTTAGCCCGCGCTAA
- the rovA gene encoding virulence master transcriptional regulator RovA (RovA (regulator of virulence A) is a MarR family transcriptional regulator.), whose protein sequence is MESTLGSDLARLVRVWRALIDHRLKPLELTQTHWVTLHNINRLPPEQSQIQLAKAIGIEQPSLVRTLDQLEEKGLITRHTCVNDRRAKRIKLTEQSSPIIEQVDGVICSTRKEILGGISSDEIELLSGLIDKLERNIIQLQSK, encoded by the coding sequence TTGGAATCGACATTAGGATCTGATTTAGCACGATTAGTTCGCGTTTGGCGCGCGCTTATCGACCATCGGTTGAAACCGCTGGAGTTGACCCAAACGCATTGGGTTACCTTGCATAACATTAATCGTTTACCACCTGAGCAATCACAGATTCAACTGGCAAAAGCGATTGGTATCGAACAACCATCATTGGTTAGAACCTTAGATCAACTGGAGGAGAAAGGGCTAATCACACGCCATACTTGTGTTAATGACCGGCGTGCAAAGAGGATAAAACTGACGGAACAGTCTTCACCGATAATAGAGCAGGTTGATGGCGTTATATGTTCCACCCGTAAAGAAATTCTGGGGGGAATTTCGTCAGATGAAATTGAATTGTTATCTGGTTTGATTGATAAGCTCGAGAGAAATATTATCCAATTACAAAGTAAGTAA
- a CDS encoding DUF1656 domain-containing protein, with protein sequence MYVSILSINAPLPDLILGASIYFPPMFKAVMLGLVLWLLIHHVLRNWIYSGDIWHPILMDLSIFVIAVSVSLWILASW encoded by the coding sequence ATGTATGTATCTATATTATCCATAAATGCACCCTTGCCAGACTTGATTTTAGGTGCCTCTATCTATTTCCCGCCGATGTTTAAGGCGGTTATGCTAGGTTTGGTGTTATGGCTACTGATCCATCATGTGCTGCGGAATTGGATCTACTCTGGTGATATCTGGCATCCAATATTAATGGATCTGTCCATTTTTGTCATTGCGGTCAGCGTTTCTTTGTGGATATTAGCCAGTTGGTAA
- a CDS encoding efflux RND transporter periplasmic adaptor subunit, translated as MNHQSLKYFSSVIVFALALCAGWWMWNYYMQSPWTRDGKVRAELVSITPEVSGRLVKIVVHDNQLVSSGSLLFVIDPQPYQLALDNAQAAVVRAQADLAKANHEAARRRNLPKNIISGEDLDIANLTADSMKAAYQGALAHLEQAKWNLSKTRIYAPANGYITNLQTRVGDYATAGTPLVALIDTDSFYVMGYFEETKLRHISEGNEAKIVLYNGNIPLRGVVESIGRAIYDQSVDTSGNLLLDVKPNVPWVRLAQRVPVRIKLLDVPADVTLIAGTTCTISLVQ; from the coding sequence ATGAATCATCAGTCTCTTAAATACTTCTCGTCAGTCATCGTGTTCGCCCTAGCACTCTGTGCGGGTTGGTGGATGTGGAATTATTATATGCAATCGCCTTGGACTCGTGATGGTAAAGTCCGGGCGGAATTAGTCAGTATCACGCCTGAAGTCTCTGGGCGGTTGGTTAAAATAGTAGTTCATGATAACCAGTTGGTAAGCTCTGGCAGCCTATTATTTGTGATTGACCCACAACCCTATCAATTAGCGCTGGATAATGCCCAAGCTGCCGTGGTGCGGGCGCAGGCTGATCTGGCCAAAGCTAATCATGAGGCCGCACGTCGGCGAAACTTACCCAAAAATATCATTTCTGGTGAGGACCTCGATATCGCCAACTTAACCGCAGACAGTATGAAAGCGGCATATCAAGGGGCTCTGGCACACCTTGAACAAGCAAAATGGAATCTCAGTAAAACGCGTATTTATGCCCCTGCCAATGGCTATATCACTAATTTACAGACTCGCGTGGGTGACTATGCAACCGCAGGAACTCCATTAGTCGCGCTAATAGATACTGACTCATTCTATGTGATGGGGTATTTCGAAGAAACCAAGCTAAGACACATTAGCGAGGGTAATGAAGCCAAGATTGTTTTGTATAATGGCAACATTCCTTTACGTGGGGTGGTCGAAAGTATTGGTCGGGCAATTTATGACCAAAGTGTCGATACCAGCGGTAATTTGTTGTTGGATGTAAAACCTAATGTGCCGTGGGTGCGCCTAGCACAGCGGGTGCCGGTGAGAATTAAATTGCTCGATGTCCCCGCCGATGTCACCTTGATTGCCGGCACCACCTGCACCATCTCCTTGGTGCAATAA